The stretch of DNA GCAACTAAAAAAAGGAAAGTAACTCATGCATGGTGCTGTCGGAATTGTCGTGGATGCGTATAGTTGAATAAAAGGACACAACATCGTAATATTTTGATGGTTAAATAGGAAGAGTGGATATTTAGTTAAATATTCAAGGAATATACAGAGGCAACTAAGATAAAATCATATTTCCTGGATCAACATAATCAATTATTAATTTTCCGTGTTCTTATGGAAGATACATACGGAATAACGACTTGAACAGCTCAGCTTAACTTATAAAAAGCACCACCTATGTTGCCTGTAGGGCTTTGCTCTCCAACATCACCTCCACTGCCAACATAGAGCTGGCAAGCAAACTATCTTTATCATATTTTGTCTCTGCTGCGCCGATTTCTACAATGAACCGCCACTTGGCGATTCAGAGATACACAGTTGGCTACTCCAAAGAATGTCAGGTTTGTGATTTAAATAAACTGTGTAGACCAATTGAAGCCTAAAAACTTGATCAAGAAAAGAAAAGGGTTAAATTGTCTCCCTGAACCATATCATCATTGGCACTCAAACATATATGAAATGAAATACAGAAAACCGAACTGATAACTCACTGTTGAGTTTATATTTTGCAGCTTAAACCCCCATCCCTGTCCATGTACAAAATAAACAAAAGAGTATGCAGCCTAAATAAACAAAAGTATATGGGGAATGGATTTTAATCAAACATAGACCAAACAGGAATGGTAATTGGCCAAAATCACAATATTAAAAAATTAGGTACACCAACAATCGAAGATCCAGTAAATCATTAATAAAGTGATATATCAAACATAATTAGTTTGAGTGAATGGATGTCAAATAATACAATTCATGGATGTCAGATACAGAAACTACGAAACCAAAAACAGAGAGTCATGGTTTGATGAATCCTCTCGATGCAATGGACAATACTTAACTTATCCTTATGGGGATGAATAAATCTGAATATTAGGGAATCATAGACTAATAAAAGTGTTTTGTTGTATATGCAAATTGAAGGTAATGTGTTGGGTCAATTATGAGAGTAAACCAACACTGGTTGGTAAGTAAACGGTAACAATAACACAATAAAGAAACACTATGAACTATGTATGTGTGCGTATGGATGCACACTTGTGCTGAACAAATTTAAAAACTTCACACTGAACCTTCTATATGATCCATCAACACAGCCGTAAGcttaaaaagaaaaataaatctgCACTGGAAGGATTGGTCTTCAACTCTTCATGATTGAGGCCAAACCTGCCATTGACCACCGAATTTTTTGAAAAGAAAATAAACCAGCAAACAAGCAGAAATGTGAAAATGAGAATATCAAAGAGAAGATAAGGAAAGGGGATGATCTGTACCAGCCATGGAACAACCATCTCAAATTGTTGCCTGATCTCTGTGTGCTGCCCATACCAGAAAAGAGAAAGAGTTAAAATGCCCTTCTCAAATGCTCAGATGCTCTAGGGTTCAGATCTGCAATCAAACCCATAGGTGTTAAACTACGACATCTCCACCCTCCTACTTGACGGGCTGACATTCTGGATGAAGCTATTTCTAACCTGGAGGTGGATGCTGTTATAACTTTTGGTGTGTGGTTCTATCTTATGGGTTAACAGAAAAAAGGGTTGTAAGTTGCAAGAAAGGATGCTTCCTGGTCTACTGTTCCTCGGAAATAACTTATGCCCAAGGCCATTGTTAAGTTGTTACTGCATTTAAATCAATCTGCCATGTCATGCAAACAACTTGACAGCCGACACTATGTCGTTTCTAACTGCCTTTTGTTCTTTGTTTGTCCTATCTATAAGAGGAGAGCATATGACCCATTCTTTCATTTTTTAGCTCACTGGCCATCGGGCTTTATACCAAAAAGATATCTGCAACAATATTGGAAAGCTTGGGTTCCATCCAATCCTAATTCCTTATGCATGAACATATAAGGTAGTACATGAGGACTTGATAAAAAATGTTAGTCACGTATAACACAGGTATTGCGTTCAAGGTTTATTCTACCTATCTATCCATGCCATTAATCCTGCTTCCCTGCCATTGTTTTTATGATGACTACCTGAGGAGAGATGACTAGACACTTCCCTGCCACTAATCCTGAAACAAGATATAGTGACTAGACATGAGGATCTTAGACTCTTAATTAGTTGCGAAAGAGTGATCATGGCAGTTAGATACAGGATTATCTAATATTTGGAGGAAAAAATTGAATAACACTTCTTTAGTTGCACCACCTTTTCTAATCCCTGTCAATCATGATATCGCAAGCAGCAAAAGTACAACGCTTCTAGTTCTTGAAACATGCGACCATCTCTGGGCTCAGGTTCAAGAAAATTGCAAAAGGAAACCAACTTCTTTTTATTGCTCTTCGTAGTGCCACATATCACAACAGCTTACATCGAGATTACATAGCAGGGCTTGCATAAAACAAGCAAAACACTTCTTACATCCAAAACACTACAGGAGAAAAGGACAGGATATGCTTAGACACTACACAAGAGTTAGAGCGGTGGCGCGTGGTTTGCAGCTCTCCCCTGTGATCATACTTAAGCCCAAACGTGCTCATATGGAGCACGCAACAATCGGCGATGCATGTAGGCTCCACTCCCTCGCGCTGCACACAATCGACAAGGCAAAAGTTGCTGTTGCCCATGTACGCGAGAGTGGCCCTTGTTGCTGCCATCCGCCGCTCCAGGACTTTGAGGAACAACTTCTCCTTCGCAATCTTACAATATGGCTGCACAGCACTTTCGCGGCTGCAGGAGGCGACTTCACAGGCACAAATGTACCCGTCTTTACGGAGCCCGACCCATGCGTCTAGCTCGTTGTCGTAGTAGCCTTGCCCTTGGAAAGGCAGAGCCCATTCCCCATGCCACCTCCACTCGGAACGCTTGGTGTCGAATGAGAAGGTACCCTTTGGAACATGTTGATAAAGACTGTCGTGTGCAGACATGAATATGGTGTGCCCGTCCGGGTGCAGCGCGTAAGAGGAAATTATATCATCCATGGCAAATGGCGGTGGCGATGGCACCCTTTTCCAGGACCAGTCCATGGCTGGCCGTGGATTGTGGAGCTCATCGCTTCCCGTGGCTGCCCATGACATGGCCTCAAAAGAGTGCTGCTCGCCGGCATGGCGAGATGTTGATGCATACAACGTATCACCGGCGGCCACAGAGATGTCAATGCCACCAAGCAGTGAACGTGGTACGCTTGGCCCGATTGTGATTCCCGCTATCTTGGTATCATATACGAGGATGGGAGTCTGTGGACAGTGTGGGTTGGTGGCGATGAAGATGCTGTTACCAAAGGGCGTGAAGCTCATGCCAAGATGGCGTACTGGCACGGGAAACCGGAGGACGGGAGGGTCAGGGAACCCAAACTGCACGTCGCTGGTGCAGGTAGTATCTTGCAAAGTGTCGGCATCAACCTTGTAGATGCTGAAGCCCGTGTCCCAATCATCCAGCACTAGGTAGAGGTGCTTCTTCGGCGCACGCCGTGGCCTTTTTCCGGCGCGGTCGCCGTCGAGGTGCGAGTGCTGACGCTTGGACATGTTCTTCTAACTAGATCTAAATATTGATTTTTTGATTCTGATAGTTACGAGGTTGCCAACGGAAGGGCAAGGAGGAGGCGACAGATCTAACCTGGGAATGTGAGAGGGCTTCGCCAATCCATCCCTCGTCTTAGTATTTATGAAGAAGAAGCGGAAGGGCAAGGAGCCTGGGGCTGACTCCCAGCCGAGCTCGGATTACATGCAGATAGGCAATGGCAGAGTGCCTAGCTAGACCCAGAGTCGGAAGGAGCAGAACCACCATGACGAGCGCACTACTCCACAAGAGAGCCACAATGGAGCTAGGGTTGGGGGAGGGGAGCCGAATCAAGAGTCAAATCGGGAATGAGATGGGGAAAAAAGGGGGGGGGTCATCGGAGTTGCCGCGCCGTGGTCGCCGGAGTCGTCGTCGCCGCTCTCGTGCTCCACGCGCCCGTGGACTCCTCGAGTTGCCGGGCCGCCCGTGTGGCTACAAGGCAGTGGAGACACGCCGCCCCTCCCGTGGTCGCCGAAATCTTGGTGTGGCCGCGCCGCCCCTCCCGTGGTCGCCGAAATGTTGATGTGGCCGGCGGCGCGCCGCCCCTCCTCTGCTTCCCATCTTTTTTTTCCGCGTCTGCTATTCTTCTTCAGGCGCCTGAAATTCGGTTCGTCTCCACTCGATTCGGCCCATTCTGAGGGATAGCCTGCCTAGGCGCATACATGGGCCCATTCCGGGGTTGAGCCAGATTTTTTTTTTGTAAATTCTCTCGAATGTCTCAAAAAAAAGAAGATAAATTCTCTCAAAAACAATTTCTCTAAAACAAGTagtacatactccctccgtcccataatataagagcgttttttacacaagacggagggagtattaaacAATGTTCCCAAAACTTTAGAgaatgttcatgaatttttaaAGAGTTCACAGACTAAAACATTGTTCATGCATTTTAAATAGCTTTCATGATTTTCCTGAAGTTCTTTTTTTAATGCTTTGAATTTTAAATACATTCCAAAAAATAATGAAAACAATAATATAGATAGGAGAAAGCAAGAAGACAAACTAGAACAGGAGAGCGATACAAAAGGACAACAAAACGCACAAACAGCTAAAAGCTCCAGGAAAAAACATATCTGTTAACAAAATCGCACAATCAGCTAAGTGCATCTCTAGCCAGTCCCCTATAAGTTAATAAAGTAAAACCCTTAGTagagtatatatatatactctACTGTTTTTTTGCCGTTTCTAGCCGATTCCCTAAACTTAACGGAGTAAGCTACAATTTGATCAAATTCAAACCAATTTGAACCACATTCAAACATagacatagatagttttgcagaACCAAATATAAAACACAAATTTAAACTAAATTAAGCTTAACTAAAATACTTTTGATCGAATGTGAGGTggagccaatccttcctcgtcagGTACGATGTGTCATGATTTGGGTCCGTGCTGGTGTCGTCGTCTTCGTCGCCGGGGAAGACACTCCTCCACTCTTCGACGTTGATCTCCTCGTCCTTGCTGCCCTTCACACCGTCGTCCTcaccgccttcgacctcgtcgaAGGAGATAACGATAATCTCGCCACTAGCGTTGGCAAAGATCATCCGCTCTGCCTCGACAAGCTTCAGGTGCTGCCGGCagatgtcacatccctagcttctggtgctgcctagtgtttgcatcttgcttgcatcatgtttaaatttctgaaagttgaattggggaaagctgaaagcctcagaaatcatttcaaaaaaaatgatcaacattaaaaattgcttcaaataaCCCAATAAATGTTCCTGTTAAgctataaaaatattggcaagaggtaaaattcaaaccaatatttttggattcacaaaaatatttattttgggcatttgagttaatccaataattatttgcattggatttatataggtgatatattaactatatgtccaataattctgataattgttgaggggctttggaataatccattTAGTCCCTGCAAAAATTGTCAGAAGCAGAAAAATTAGTTTGGTTCAAGAACCAAAttaaaacaaatgtcagaaatagaaaacaGGAACCAAAACACAAAAAAGGGCAGAACCTCACCTGTAGCTGACCTAGCGCCCAGTTGGTCCAGTACTTTtggaggcccagcccacctggcgaCTTGCCAGTCGTCCTCAACCTCTGCCAGCAGGCAGAGGCGAAGGCGGGCACGGCGCGCGCTGaggccgccacctcctccctgcctgcCTCACTCCCCCGTGGCCTTCTCGCGACACCCAGGAGACGTGGACGAAGCCCCGCACCTccctgcctctccctctctctctcgcgcgcgctCTCACCCCCTTCcctggatctctctctctctcgtgccCAACCGCGCTGCCGCCACCGACGAGCTCCACCACGGCCACAGCCACTCCCTCGCTTCCTCTCCGCGTCCCCGAGCTCCGCCACAACCCCATGGAGTAGCACACCCGACACACGCGACCAGAAGAGGCCCCAGTCGACCGGAGCGTCGTCGTCTTGACCTCCGGTGCCCGGAGATCGACTCCGTCAATTCTCCTCGTCCAAAGCGTCCCCGAGACCGCTAACCTACCCTGCCGCATCACCGTGAGCTCCTCTTTCTCCTCCCCCTAACCACGTTGCTCTGCTCGTCCCCTAGCTAGCGCTGCTGCCGTGGCCGAGCTTCCCCTGCCGCCGACCATGTCGCCGCCGCCGCTTTAGCCACCGCAGCTCGCTCCCGAGCGCGCCACCGCACTCAGGGCACTCCTCGGGGGCCTCCCAGCCCCTCAGCTGGCCTCCTAGCACACCGCAGCCCTGCGCCCGCTCAAacccgaactccggccaccgccgtGAGCTCtgttccggcgagctccggccatcCCAGGTGGTGCTGCTTGCTGCACTGGATGCGGGAGAGCTCCAGCTCCCCGCGGATGCCCTCCGCCGCTCGTTTCGTCGCCTGCGCTGCGTTTCCAAGCCGCGCCGCcatctcgggcctcgccggcgtcatGTCGCCGGTGGGGTTGACCCATTTGACCACGTGGGCCCCGCCCCTGGTCAAACCTAGATTAGGAGTTAAACTAACACTAAATTAGTTAGGTTAGccgctgacatgtgggccccgaCCCCACTGACATTTTAGTTAGGCTTAATTTAAGGTTAATTAACCATATTAATTAGCTGAGTCAATAACATATGGGTCCcgcaggtcaggtttgacctggccgactagttgacccgctgacatcacccttgcgcaatgctgacgcagtaaagcttttctgggattttaaataaattagaaatgatttatttatttcagaaaatagctaaaacttctaaaaatcatagaaaataatctataactccaaatcaaacaaattatatatgaaaaattatcaaaaaaattcaaggaatccatttgtaccattttcatgcatgtttgagcaagttaacctcactgtttagtccaaaacatgataTTGCACTATTTGAACTCATAgattgaatttgaatttgaaccttgatTTCAAATCAACCCAAATCTTTCTGCtactagttgcattagctcaactcacatcatattgccatgtcatgatcatgcatcatattgttgcattgcattgattgtattctttCTGTGTTTGCTGGTGATTGTTCCCcccgatagacgtggttccgacgattgatcgatgacaccgatgaagaactatattatcttcggaagtgccaggcaagcaaaaccccttgttcattccgatacaatcccactctctcgctcctgtttttttactgcattaggacaacatcgattcaactattacatgctgcggtagctgaaccccttttcctctgcatgacctgtcattgccacagcaaatagatgaaacccactagcatgagtaggagttgtttgagcccgatgtgcctactcattcatgcttatttgtcatgcctgctactgcttagagttgagtcaggtctggttcatcggagatgaatcggaggtgtgtgaacatgtcctactgtgtgtgagatAAGTGTGTGAatacgatttggtaaaggtagcggtgagagtccatgtaggagtacatggtgggttgtctcattgcagccgtcctcaggaactgagttctgtatttgtgatccatgaacagttactaccacacattgggttccggtaactcggcccctctcggcttattaatcaactcgaactctgtccaggagttgcaactagtttctggtgtttgtaggtagtgttagtagtctaccaagtggcacccggtacaggtgggcttgggacagactaggcacagtggcacagtgtaccaagtggcacccggatggtgggcttgggaaccctgctcacatcgtttggggctgtgagagacaccccggccggatctccttgcggatggaacccgaataggcgataaacctggactagagacttgttggttagtcaggtcgtggccgactccctcgcccggcttccgcttgaaggttgccgaggtacatgacgtgtacagggctataagtggcgagagcgtgtgtgaagaagtacacccctgcagggttatcattatctattcgaatagccggattcctcggatatggaaacttggaccccttgcatagttcatagacaagtgaaagtggatactctaaaatgcgcaagataagtgtgagtgctatggatggcgttctcgcagggagacgggagcggatccatagtggtgtattggtatggtgaatttgtggactcgtgtgcgccacctcaaaagagttacttgcagtcgtagttcaggttagccactgagtcaaagctggcctgctgcagttaaactccaccaccccctttgttgataccgatgcatatgtagatagttctgatgtaagtcttgctggg from Triticum urartu cultivar G1812 chromosome 3, Tu2.1, whole genome shotgun sequence encodes:
- the LOC125548881 gene encoding uncharacterized protein LOC125548881, with product MSKRQHSHLDGDRAGKRPRRAPKKHLYLVLDDWDTGFSIYKVDADTLQDTTCTSDVQFGFPDPPVLRFPVPVRHLGMSFTPFGNSIFIATNPHCPQTPILVYDTKIAGITIGPSVPRSLLGGIDISVAAGDTLYASTSRHAGEQHSFEAMSWAATGSDELHNPRPAMDWSWKRVPSPPPFAMDDIISSYALHPDGHTIFMSAHDSLYQHVPKGTFSFDTKRSEWRWHGEWALPFQGQGYYDNELDAWVGLRKDGYICACEVASCSRESAVQPYCKIAKEKLFLKVLERRMAATRATLAYMGNSNFCLVDCVQREGVEPTCIADCCVLHMSTFGLKYDHRGELQTTRHRSNSCVVSKHILSFSPVVFWM